The following proteins are encoded in a genomic region of Ictalurus punctatus breed USDA103 chromosome 15, Coco_2.0, whole genome shotgun sequence:
- the LOC108276125 gene encoding solute carrier family 2, facilitated glucose transporter member 5 isoform X1 translates to MENLGERKGKLTLLLAFATLISAFGSSFQYGYNVAVINSPARDMQMFYTNVSESRNSTVTESLLTLLWSLTVSVYPLGGFFGSLMVAPLVNNLGRKGTLLFNNIFSIVPAIMMGVSEVLGSFEIIIVGRFLVGICAGLSSNVVPMYLGELAPRNLRGAIGIVPQLFITVGILTAQVFGIRNILGNAEGWPIMLGLTGIPALIELLLLPFFPESPRYMLIQRGDDNNARTALQRLRGWKDVEEEMTEMRLEEQSERAEGQLSVFKLFTFRSLRWQLLSIIFMNMGQQLSGVNAIYYYADSIFSSAGVKENDIQYVTVGTGAVNVFMSIVAVFIVEAAGRKLLLLIGFGICCVACVVLTVALSLQESLHWMPYVSIACVIIYVIGHAIGPSPIPTVITTEIFRQSSRPAAFMVAGSVHWLSNFTVGLVFPFLEKGLGDYSFLIFASICLATFIYIWVVIPETKGSTFLEISKLFAKRNKVEIAMEGEDCNMQEAAMTSFEKNAITTF, encoded by the exons ATGGAGAACCTGGGGGAAAGAAAAGGG AAACTTACTCTGCTGTTGGCTTTTGCCACCCTGATCTCTGCATTTGGCTCGTCTTTTCAGTATGGCTACAATGTAGCTGTTATCAACTCTCCAGCCCGG GACATGCAGATGTTCTACACCAATGTGTCCGAGAGTCGCAACAGCACAGTCACCGAAAGTCTGTTAACTCTGCTGTGGTCTCTGACTGTGTCTGTGTATCCACTGGGGGGGTTCTTCGGCTCTCTCATGGTGGCACCACTGGTCAATAATTTAGGAAG GAAAGGGACCTTGCTGTTCAACAACATCTTCTCAATCGTTCCTGCTATAATGATGGGTGTGAGTGAGGTGCTAGGCTCTTTTGAGATCATTATCGTGGGCCGCTTCTTAGTGGGCATCTGTGCTG GCCTTTCATCCAATGTGGTGCCAATGTATTTGGGAGAACTGGCCCCAAGGAACCTGAGAGGAGCTATCGGGATCGTGCCTCAGCTTTTCATTACTGTAGGCATCCTCACTGCCCAGGTGTTTGGTATCCGAAATATTCTTGGCAACGCTGAAG GCTGGCCTATCATGCTGGGTCTCACTGGCATTCCTGCCCTCATTGAGCTGCTTCTGTTGCCCTTCTTCCCTGAGAGTCCCCGCTACATGCTCATTCAGAGGGGTGATGACAATAATGCCAGGACTG CACTGCAGCGTCTGAGAGGATGGAAGGATGTAGAAGAGGAGATGACAGAGATGCGACTTGAAGAGCAGTCAGAAAGAGCTGAGGGCCAGCTTTCTGTGTTCAAGCTCTTCACCTTCCGCTCTCTGCGCTGGCAGCTGTTGTCCATAATCTTCATGAACATGGGCCAGCAGTTGTCAGGAGTGAACGCT ATTTATTACTATGCGGACAGCATCTTTTCTTCAGCCGGAGTGAAAGAGAACGACATTCAGTATGTGACTGTTGGAACAGGGGCTGTGAATGTCTTCATGAGCATTGTTGCA GTGTTTATAGTGGAAGCCGCTGGCAGGAAGCTGCTTCTTCTGATTGGGTTCGGGATCTGCTGTGTAGCCTGTGTggtcctcactgtagctctcaGTCTGCAG GAGAGCCTGCACTGGATGCCCTATGTCAGCATCGCCTGTGTCATCATTTATGTCATTGGCCACGCCATAGGCCCAA GTCCAATTCCTACCGTGATTACAACTGAGATTTTCCGCCAGTCCTCAAGACCTGCAGCTTTTATGGTGGCAGGCTCTGTGCACTGGCTTTCAAACTTCACCGTAGGCCTGGTGTTCCCCTTTCTAGAG AAAGGCCTGGGGGACTACAGCTTCCTCATCTTTGCTTCCATCTGCCTTGCCACGTTCATCTACATTTGGGTGGTCATCCCAGAAACCAAGGGTTCCACCTTCTTGGAGATCAGCAAGCTGTTTGCTAAGAGGAACAAAGTGGAGATCGCGATGGAGGGTGAAGATTGTAATATGCAAGAGGCTGCCATGACATCCTTTGAAAAGAATGCAATTACAACCTTCTAA
- the ca6 gene encoding carbonic anhydrase 6 codes for MLKSESAKHTHTHTHRCAMELFTAIINAASLSFVLAGAGVHWTYKEGSLDQIHWPDEYPSCGGRKQSPIDIQRRNVQFNPHMLQLEMTGYGEVKNGNFLMINNGHSVQINLPSTMKITKGLPACYTAVQMHLHWGGWDLEASGAEHTVDGIRYMAELHVVHYNSDKYNSFDEAKDKSDGLAVLAFFYEDGHFENTYYSDFINNLENVKYAGQSMNISTLNVRSMLPENLAHFFRYEGSLTTPPCYESILWTVFDTPITLSHNQIRKLESTLMDLENKTLWNDYRMAQPLNDRVVESSFLPRLGKGTFCRQEEIEAKLLNIESMITSLGKHIHSDGGYRPPNKDPQAIFPLVLNFPASKLESYALMSLAQPMNLHSFTVCMNLRMHVRPVHTVLSYSTSANENELTITMGYEVGLWIGNEFVNLPHELSPRAWTHYCLTWASHTGGAELWVNGALGKEQYLRAGYTIPPGGDLILGKDQDGFLGISDSDAFVGYMTDVNIWDYVLGPEEIQKGMSCERNSEKGNVLNWGVTRMSLYGGVQLETEHKCS; via the exons ATGCTTAAGTCCGAGagtgccaaacacacacacacacacacacacagatgcgcAATGGAGCTGTTCACTGCGATCATAAATGCTGCTTCACTGAGCTTTGTACTGGCTGGAGCTGGGGTACACTGGACATATAAAG AGGGATCTCTGGATCAGATCCACTGGCCAGATGAGTATCCTTCGTGCGGTGGCCGTAAACAATCCCCCATTGACATCCAGCGGCGCAACGTGCAGTTCAACCCACACATGCTGCAACTGGAGATGACCGGATATGGTGAAGTGAAGAATGGCAACTTCCTCATGATCAACAATGGACACTCAG TCCAAATTAACCTTCCCTCCACTATGAAGATAACGAAGGGGCTGCCAGCCTGCTACACAGCTGTTCAAATGCACTTACATTGGGGCGGATGGGACCTGGAAGCCAGTGGCGCTGAACATACTGTGGATGGCATCCGTTATATGGCAGAA CTTCATGTGGTCCACTACAACTCTGATAAGTACAATAGCTTTGATGAGGCCAAGGATAAGTCTGATGGTCTGGCAGTGTTGGCCTTCTTTTATGAG GATGGGCATTTTGAGAACACATACTACAGCGACTTCATCAATAACctggaaaatgtcaaatatgcaG GGCAGTCCATGAATATTTCGACTCTAAATGTACGTTCCATGCTCCCTGAGAACCTCGCCCATTTCTTCAGATATGAGGGCTCTCTTACGACGCCACCATGCTACGAGAGCATCCTGTGGACTGTGTTTGATACCCCCATCACCCTGTCCCATAACCAG ATCAGGAAGCTGGAGAGCACACTTATGGACCTGGAAAATAAGACCCTGTGGAATGACTACCGCATGGCACAACCTCTCAATGACAGAGTGGTAGAGTCCTCATTCCTTCCTCGCCTGGGAAAAGGCA CATTTTGTAGGCAAGAGGAGATTGAGGCAAAGCTTTTAAATATTGAAAGCATGATTACCTCTCTTGGAAAACATATACACTCAG ATGGTGGTTATAGGCCTCCCAATAAAG ATCCACAGGCAATATTCCCACTAGTACTTAATTTCCCTGCAAGCAAGCTAGAGAGTTATGCTCTGATGAGCCTGGCTCAACCAATGAACCTGCACTCCTTTACGGTGTGCATGAACCTGCGTATGCATGTCCGCCCTGTGCACACCGTGCTCTCCTACTCCACCTCTGCAAACGAAAACGAGCTCACGATCACCATGGGCTATGAGGTGGGGCTCTGGATCGGAAATGAGTTTGTCAACCTTCCCCATGAACTGAGCCCCCGTGCCTGGACGCATTACTGTCTGACCTGGGCTTCGCACACTGGAGGGGCAGAGCTCTGGGTGAATGGTGCTCTTGGAAAGGAGCAGTACCTGCGAGCGGGCTACACCATTCCTCCCGGTGGTGACCTCATCCTGGGAAAGGACCAGGATGGATTCCTGGGAATCTCTGATTCGGATGCATTCGTGGGCTATATGACTGATGTGAACATATGGGATTATGTGTTGGGTCCTGAGGAGATCCAAAAGGGGATGAGCTGTGAGAGAAACTCAGAGAAAGGCAACGTGCTGAATTGGGGAGTCACACGTATGAGTCTGTATGGTGGAGTCCAACTGGAGACTGAACACAAGTGCTCGTAA
- the gpr157 gene encoding G-protein coupled receptor 157 — MAVLEQTDVAVYEQVVVLLSCALSALGSVLVVSTYAKWPDLRTTPRQLLVFLSVADFLSAVSYSYGVYKVFNANTWDCVTQGAISTFSNTSSFFWTVAIAVYLYIFIVQSSQRQADSLVLYFHLISWGVPLAITVAAVSMQKIGYDASEVSVGWCWISIEEDDHVLWMLLTGKIWELLAYVILPLLYILIKRHIHKAHAALSEYRPILACNRLSHSIPAMADRKLTLIPIIFIALRIWSTVRFVLLLSRSPAGQNPVLVTLHGIGNTFQGAANCIMFVLCTRPVRARLVAWLCCRSHDALSNSDMQSQFTARTRSISHTDGRSVSHTEVDESGDEE, encoded by the exons ATGGCGGTGTTGGAGCAGACGGACGTGGCTGTGTATGAGCAGGTTGTAGTGTTGTTGTCGTGTGCTCTCTCGGCGTTGGGCTCTGTGCTGGTTGTGAGCACGTACGCGAAGTGGCCCGACCTGCGAACCACACCGAGGCAGCTTTTAGTCTTCCTCTCTGTAGCTGATTTCCTCTCCGCCGTCTCCTATTCTTATGGAGTTTATAAGGTTTTTAACGCGAACACTTGGGACTGCGTCACTCAAGGAGCTATATCCACTTTCTCCAACACGAGCTCCTTCTTCTGGACCGTGGCCATTGCTGTGTACCTGTACATCTTCATCGTGCAGTCCAGTCAGAGACAAGCCGACAGTTTGGTCTTGTATTTTCATCTCATCAG TTGGGGTGTTCCCCTGGCCATCACAGTAGCAGCTGTGTCCATGCAGAAGATTGGCTATGATGCGTCCGAGGTGTCCGTCGGATGGTGCTGGATCAGCATTGAGGAAGACGATCACGTGCTGTGGATGCTACTAACTGGAAAGATATGGGAACTTCTTGCTTATGTGATACTGCCTTTGCTTTACATCCTCATTAAGAGGCACATCCACAAAGCG catGCTGCCCTCTCAGAGTACCGACCCATCTTGGCCTGTAACCGACTTTCCCACTCAATTCCTGCAATGGCAGACAGAAAGCTCACCCTCATCCCCATCATCTTCATCGCACTGCGCATATGGAGCACTGTCCGCTTCGTGCTactgctctctcgctctcctgcCGGACAGAACCCTGTGCTGGTCACCTTACAC GGAATCGGGAACACATTTCAAGGAGCCGCAAACTGCATCATGTTCGTTCTGTGCACTCGGCCAGTGCGCGCAAGACTAGTGGCTTGGCTGTGCTGTCGAAGCCATGACGCACTGAGCAACTCAGACATGCAATCCCAGTTCACAGCTCGCACACGCTCAATTTCTCACACGGACGGGCGCAGTGTGTCCCACACGGAGGTGGACGAAAGCGGGGATGAGGAGTAG
- the LOC108276125 gene encoding solute carrier family 2, facilitated glucose transporter member 5 isoform X2: MYLGELAPRNLRGAIGIVPQLFITVGILTAQVFGIRNILGNAEGWPIMLGLTGIPALIELLLLPFFPESPRYMLIQRGDDNNARTALQRLRGWKDVEEEMTEMRLEEQSERAEGQLSVFKLFTFRSLRWQLLSIIFMNMGQQLSGVNAIYYYADSIFSSAGVKENDIQYVTVGTGAVNVFMSIVAVFIVEAAGRKLLLLIGFGICCVACVVLTVALSLQESLHWMPYVSIACVIIYVIGHAIGPSPIPTVITTEIFRQSSRPAAFMVAGSVHWLSNFTVGLVFPFLEKGLGDYSFLIFASICLATFIYIWVVIPETKGSTFLEISKLFAKRNKVEIAMEGEDCNMQEAAMTSFEKNAITTF; encoded by the exons ATGTATTTGGGAGAACTGGCCCCAAGGAACCTGAGAGGAGCTATCGGGATCGTGCCTCAGCTTTTCATTACTGTAGGCATCCTCACTGCCCAGGTGTTTGGTATCCGAAATATTCTTGGCAACGCTGAAG GCTGGCCTATCATGCTGGGTCTCACTGGCATTCCTGCCCTCATTGAGCTGCTTCTGTTGCCCTTCTTCCCTGAGAGTCCCCGCTACATGCTCATTCAGAGGGGTGATGACAATAATGCCAGGACTG CACTGCAGCGTCTGAGAGGATGGAAGGATGTAGAAGAGGAGATGACAGAGATGCGACTTGAAGAGCAGTCAGAAAGAGCTGAGGGCCAGCTTTCTGTGTTCAAGCTCTTCACCTTCCGCTCTCTGCGCTGGCAGCTGTTGTCCATAATCTTCATGAACATGGGCCAGCAGTTGTCAGGAGTGAACGCT ATTTATTACTATGCGGACAGCATCTTTTCTTCAGCCGGAGTGAAAGAGAACGACATTCAGTATGTGACTGTTGGAACAGGGGCTGTGAATGTCTTCATGAGCATTGTTGCA GTGTTTATAGTGGAAGCCGCTGGCAGGAAGCTGCTTCTTCTGATTGGGTTCGGGATCTGCTGTGTAGCCTGTGTggtcctcactgtagctctcaGTCTGCAG GAGAGCCTGCACTGGATGCCCTATGTCAGCATCGCCTGTGTCATCATTTATGTCATTGGCCACGCCATAGGCCCAA GTCCAATTCCTACCGTGATTACAACTGAGATTTTCCGCCAGTCCTCAAGACCTGCAGCTTTTATGGTGGCAGGCTCTGTGCACTGGCTTTCAAACTTCACCGTAGGCCTGGTGTTCCCCTTTCTAGAG AAAGGCCTGGGGGACTACAGCTTCCTCATCTTTGCTTCCATCTGCCTTGCCACGTTCATCTACATTTGGGTGGTCATCCCAGAAACCAAGGGTTCCACCTTCTTGGAGATCAGCAAGCTGTTTGCTAAGAGGAACAAAGTGGAGATCGCGATGGAGGGTGAAGATTGTAATATGCAAGAGGCTGCCATGACATCCTTTGAAAAGAATGCAATTACAACCTTCTAA